Below is a window of Magnetospirillum sp. WYHS-4 DNA.
CCTCGCGCCAGCCCATAAAGCGCACCCGCGGCTTGATGCCCAGGTGGTTGGCCTGCTTTTCCAGATCGGCCCGCAAGGGGCCTTCGCCCGCCAGCCACAGGTAGATGTCGGGCACGCGGGCCACCGCCTGCAGCAGCACGTCGAAGGCCTTGTTCTCGTGCAGGCGGCCCATGGCGAGCACCAGGGGCGCCGAATCCGGGGTATAGAATTCCTTGCGCGACAGCGGCCGGGCCTTTTCCTCGCTGACGAAGTTGGGCAGGTAATGGGCCCTTTCCGTCGGCCAGCCCTGCTTGACCAGATATTCGACGATGTCCTCGGTATTGCCGATCAGGTGCTGGCAGTGCCGGTAATATTTCAGGTCGTAGTAGCCGCCCAGCCGGCCCACGTGCACGAAGTCGCCCTTCGGGCAGGCCTTGGTGGCCCGGTTCATCCAGGTCATCGCCACCTGGGGCCGGAAGGCCTTGACCTCGCGCTTGAAGGCGAAGCCGGTGGCGAAGTCGAAGGTACCGCCGAAGGGCAACTGCACGGGCTCGATGCCGCCGGCCCGCAAGGCCGCGGCGCGGCGCGGGTTCTCGCGGATGACGACCTTCTGTTCGAGACCGGCGCGGTGCAGCGCCAGCACCAGACGCACGAAGAAGGCCTCGGCGCCCCCGAATTCCGCTCCGGCCATGGCCTGCAGGACACGCATCAGCGGATCAACTCCTCGAAGGCGGCTGCCGCTTCGGGCCAACCCCAGCGGCGTTGTTTGTCCAAGGCGGCGGCATGCTGGGCCCGCCACAATTCCTCGTCCGCCAGCAGGCGGATCGCGGCTTCGGCGAACGCGGCGTCGTCATCGGCGATGAACCCCGTTTTCCCGTCGATCACCCTTTCGACCACCGAGCCCAGCCTTTGCACCACGCAAGGCACTCCCAGGGCCTGGGCCTCGCCCAAGGCGAGGCAGAAGGTCTCGTTGAGGTCCCCCCGGTATAGCATGACGCGGGCGGCAAGCAATTCCTCGATCAATCGGGCCTTGGGAACCGGGCCGCGCAGCACTACGCCCTTGCCCGCCAAAGCCCGCGCCTTGGCGAGAATCGCCTCCATGGCTTCTGCCTTTGCATCGCCGACGGCGCCGTAGGTGGCGGCGCCGGTGAACAGATGCAGTTCGGCGCCCGGCACCCGCGGCTGCACCTTGGATTCCCATATGCCTAGCAGCCAGTCCAGCGAGCGTAGCGGATTGGAGGTGAAGACGGCGCGCGGCGCGGGGATGCCTTCGACGGACGGGGCGTTGCGGAAAATGTCGGGGATGCCGTAGGGAATGACCTTGCGGCCGCCGTCGGGCACCCACCGGGGCAGGGTGGTCGCCGCGTAGGTGCCGATGAACACCACCACCGGCCGCCAGCGCCATAGCTTCCACAGATAGCGCCACTTCAGCACGTACCGGGCCGGGTTGTGGGTCCAGAAGACGCGGTTGCGCGCCTTCGGAACCAGGGGGATCAGCCTGTCGCCCCGGTTGGCGATGTAGAGGTCGGCATCGTCGGGCAGGCCGTCACGCAAACGGCGCCAACGCACGCCCTTGTGGTCCAGGGGCGCTTCGCACATGTTGTAAACCGACACGTCGTGGCCCCGCCGCGCCAGTTCCTCGACCAGGAAGCAGACCGAGGATTCGACGCCGCCCAAAGGCTTTTGTTCCGGCGTGCGGCCGTCGAAGACGATGCCGTCGTCGGCGATCACGATGCGCGCCATGGCTCAGTCCCTTTCCAGCTTGGCCTTCAGGTGCGACAGCAGCGGGAACAGCCCGGCAAAGAGCGCGATCAGCAAGCCGTAGCCCCCTTCCCGGTAACCCTTGCGCAGGACGTAGCACTTGAAGAAGCGCGAGAAAAGCCGGCGGATGTTGGCCGGCAGTGTCCCCACGTTCCCGGCGTCCCGCAGGTCTTTCGCCCGCGCCGTGGAGTAGCTGTCCAGGCGGCGGATCATGTCGGAAATGTCGCGGTCCACGTAATGGCGCAACCGGTGGCGGAGCATCGGCCCCTTGCGGGCGCCGTCGGCCCATTTCAGGCTGGGGTGGACCCGCTGCGGGCCCCAGGTCTTGACGCCCTTGCGGAACAGGCCCGGATAGGCGGCCTTGCCGAAGGACGCGCCCCAGCCCCAGCGCACCAGCCTGTCGCCGATATAGTTATCGACCAGGATCTCGTGCCAGTCGCAGGGCGTGGTCTCGACGGTCCGGCGGATCTCGTCCGCCAGTTCGGGGGGCACGCGTTCGTCCGCGTCCACCTCCAACACCCACTCGCCGGTGGCGAAGGCGATGCCGGCGTTGCGGCGTTCCCCTTCCAGCGCCCAGCTTCCTTCCAGGATGCGGTCCGTATAGCGGAGCGCGATGTCGCGCGAGGCATCGGTGCACTTGTCCAGCAGCACCGCGATCTCGTCGGCGAAACGGAGCGTTTCCAGGCAGTCGGCCAGTTGCCGTTCCTCGTTGCGCACGGAAATCAGGGCGGTGAGCTTCATGCCAGCTTCTCCCACAGGGCGCGGGCGCCCGCTTCCGCCATGTCGACGCTCAAGGAATCCATCAGGGTGCCGGAGGCCTTGGGATCGAAGTTGGGCGGGAAGATGTCGGCGTAGGGAATGGCGGTCTGCACGAAAGCCGCCTTGGGGCCCCAGGGGGCATACTGGTTGGCCGGGCTGGGCCCGAACAGGCCCAGGGTCGGAATGTCCGCCGCCGCCGCCAGATGCATCAGGCCGGAATCGTTACCCACGTAGAAAGCGCAGCGCCTCAGGCAGGCATAGGCCTCCAGCAGATCGAGGGCGCCCACCAAGTCGATGCGGCGTTCGGACGGAACGGCTTCCAGCA
It encodes the following:
- a CDS encoding glycosyltransferase, coding for MRVLQAMAGAEFGGAEAFFVRLVLALHRAGLEQKVVIRENPRRAAALRAGGIEPVQLPFGGTFDFATGFAFKREVKAFRPQVAMTWMNRATKACPKGDFVHVGRLGGYYDLKYYRHCQHLIGNTEDIVEYLVKQGWPTERAHYLPNFVSEEKARPLSRKEFYTPDSAPLVLAMGRLHENKAFDVLLQAVARVPDIYLWLAGEGPLRADLEKQANHLGIKPRVRFMGWREDTAALLATCDLFVCPSRHEPLGNVVLEAWAQGVPVVAADSVGPGMLIDHMVNGVLVPVDDAISMGKAIRHVLEDNVFRSAIANAGRAAYEQGFTEQRVVERYLSFFQQVTS
- a CDS encoding glycosyltransferase, which gives rise to MARIVIADDGIVFDGRTPEQKPLGGVESSVCFLVEELARRGHDVSVYNMCEAPLDHKGVRWRRLRDGLPDDADLYIANRGDRLIPLVPKARNRVFWTHNPARYVLKWRYLWKLWRWRPVVVFIGTYAATTLPRWVPDGGRKVIPYGIPDIFRNAPSVEGIPAPRAVFTSNPLRSLDWLLGIWESKVQPRVPGAELHLFTGAATYGAVGDAKAEAMEAILAKARALAGKGVVLRGPVPKARLIEELLAARVMLYRGDLNETFCLALGEAQALGVPCVVQRLGSVVERVIDGKTGFIADDDAAFAEAAIRLLADEELWRAQHAAALDKQRRWGWPEAAAAFEELIR
- a CDS encoding glycosyltransferase family 2 protein, with amino-acid sequence MKLTALISVRNEERQLADCLETLRFADEIAVLLDKCTDASRDIALRYTDRILEGSWALEGERRNAGIAFATGEWVLEVDADERVPPELADEIRRTVETTPCDWHEILVDNYIGDRLVRWGWGASFGKAAYPGLFRKGVKTWGPQRVHPSLKWADGARKGPMLRHRLRHYVDRDISDMIRRLDSYSTARAKDLRDAGNVGTLPANIRRLFSRFFKCYVLRKGYREGGYGLLIALFAGLFPLLSHLKAKLERD
- a CDS encoding glycosyltransferase family 9 protein, giving the protein ERFAELAARLTGPGGILPGGRVALFGRDDERPQALALLEAVPSERRIDLVGALDLLEAYACLRRCAFYVGNDSGLMHLAAAADIPTLGLFGPSPANQYAPWGPKAAFVQTAIPYADIFPPNFDPKASGTLMDSLSVDMAEAGARALWEKLA